TACGACGTGGTCGGCATGGTCCGTCGGACCTCCACGGTCACCTTCGAGCGCATCGACCACCTCATGGACCGCATCCAGCTCCACTCCGGCGACCTCCTGGATCCGCTCTCGCTCATCGAGGCCCTCCGGGTGCACGAGCCGGACGAGGTCTACAACCTGGCAGCCCAGTCGTTCG
The window above is part of the Acidimicrobiales bacterium genome. Proteins encoded here:
- a CDS encoding GDP-mannose 4,6-dehydratase produces the protein MTRRALITGITGQDGSYLAEMLLDKGYDVVGMVRRTSTVTFERIDHLMDRIQLHSGDLLDPLSLIEALRVHEPDEVYNLAAQSF